The following are encoded in a window of Castanea sativa cultivar Marrone di Chiusa Pesio chromosome 5, ASM4071231v1 genomic DNA:
- the LOC142636011 gene encoding protein ROOT HAIR DEFECTIVE 3-like, whose protein sequence is MANSEESCSTQLIDGDGVFNATGIDKLIKEIRLAECGLSYAVVSIMGPQSSGKSTLLNHLFSTNFREMDAFKGRSQTTKGIWLARCAGIEPCTLVMDLEGTDGRERGEDDTAFEKQSALFALAVSDIVLINMWCHDIGREQAANKPLLKTVFQVMMRLFSPRKTTLMFVIRDKTRTPLENLEPVLREDIQKIWDAVPKPHAHKETPLSEFFNVEVVALSSYEEKEEQFKEQVASLRQRFFHSITPGGLAGDRRGVVPASGFSFSAQQIWKVIKENKDLDLPAHKVMVATVRCEEIANEKYASFASNEDWCHLEEAVQSGPVSGFGKKLSSILDSSLSEYDAEATYFDEGVRSAKRRQFEEKLLQLIQPAFQSLLGHIRSETLEKFKQVFDKALNGGEAFSLASCNCAQFCMALFDEGCADAVIEQANWDTSKVRDKLRRDIDAHIDSVRAAKLSELTSLYEAKLKEALSGPVEALLDGASNETWPAIRKLLRRETEAAVSGLSDALSGFNLDEQTKDKMLASTKDYARGVVEAKAREEAGRVLIRMKDRFTTLFSHDSDSMPRVWTGKEDIRAITKIARSASLKLLAVMAVTRLDDDHIDNIEGTLSVALVESVNGAVKDRSITSFDPLASSTWEEVSPKKTLISPVQCKSLWRQFKSETEYTVSQAIAAQEANKRNNNWLPPPWAIAAMVILGFNEFMTLLRNPLYLGVIFVGFLLFKALWVQLDISGEFRNGALPGLISLSSKFLPTVMNLLKRLAEEGQNPMTNDPNRNPATNDQQRNESRSFRNGVSASSSTSSSASSEVISSEYSSPAKED, encoded by the exons atgg CAAATAGTGAGGAGTCTTGTTCCACTCAACTCATTGATGGAGATGGTGTGTTCAATGCTACTGgaattgataaattaatcaaaGAGATAAGATTAGCTGAATGTGGACTATCATATGCTGTTGTCTCAATCATGGGCCCCCAAAGTAGTG GGAAGAGTACTCTACTAAATCACTTGTTCAGTACCAACTTCAGGGAGATGGATGCTTTTAAAGGAAG GTCCCAAACAACTAAAGGTATTTGGTTGGCAAGATGTGCTGGTATCGAGCCTTGTACTCTTGTCATGGATTTGGAGGGTACAGATGGAAGAGAACGTGGAGAG GATGATACTGCATTTGAAAAGCAGAGTGCCCTTTTTGCTCTCGCTGTTTCAGATATAGTGCTAATAAACAT GTGGTGTCATGACATTGGCCGTGAGCAAGCTGCAAATAAGCCTCTTCTAAAGACTGTGTTCCAG GTCATGATGCGATTGTTTAGTCCACGCAAAACGACTTTGATGTTTGTCATACGTGATAAAACAAGG ACTCCACTAGAAAATTTAGAACCTGTTCTAAGAGAAGATATTCAGAAG ATTTGGGACGCTGTTCCTAAGCCCCATGCACACAAGGAAACTCCATTAAGCgaattttttaat GTTGAAGTTGTTGCTCTCTCTAgttatgaagaaaaagaagagcaaTTTAAAGAGCAG GTTGCTAGCTTGAGGCAACGATTCTTTCATTCCATTACCCCTGGGGGGCTTGCGGGAGATCGACGGGGAGTAGTTCCTGCTTCTGGTTTTTCCTTTAGTGCACAGCAAATTTGGAAAGTTATCAAGGAGAACAAGGACCTTGACCTTCCCGCTCACAAG GTCATGGTGGCTACTGTACGCTGTGAAGAAATTGCCAATGAAAAGTATGCCTCTTTTGCTTCAAATGAG GATTGGTGTCATTTGGAAGAGGCTGTGCAGTCCGGTCCTGTTTCTGGATTTGGGAAAAAGCTCAGTTCAATTCTTGATTCGTCTTTATCAGA GTATGATGCAGAAGCTACCTATTTTGATGAAGGTGTCCGATCTGCAAAGCGGAGGCAGTTTGAGGAGAAATTGTTGCAG CTTATCCAACCGGCATTCCAATCCCTGCTGGGACACATTCGTTCTGAAACTTTAGAAAAATTCAAGCAAGTATTTGATAAAGCTCTGAATGGAGGGGAAGCATTTTCTCTGGCCTCTTGTAACTGCGCACAGTTTTGTATGGCTTTATTTGACGAAGGATGTGCAG ATGCTGTTATTGAACAAGCAAACTGGGACACATCTAAAGTGAGGGATAAACTTCGAcgtgatatagatgcacatatTGATTCTGTCCGTGCTGCCAAGCTTTCTGAACTTACTTCTTTGTATGAG GCAAAGCTTAAAGAGGCATTATCAGGACCTGTGGAAGCTCTATTAGATGGAGCTAGTAATGAGACCTGGCCGGCTATAAGGAAACTTCTTAGGCGTGAGACTGAAGCTGCTGTTTCTGGGCTCTCTGATGCGCTTTCTGGTTTTAACTTGGATGAACAAACAAAGGATAAAATGCTTGCAAGTACAAAGGACTATGCAAGAGGAGTGGTTGAAGCAAAAGCAAGAGAAGAAGCAGGAAGGGTCCTGATCCGCATGAAGGACAG GTTTACAACATTGTTTAGTCATGATTCCGATTCAATGCCGCGGGTTTGGACTGGGAAGGAAGACATTCGAGCAATCACCAAAATTGCTCGCTCTGCA TCCTTAAAGCTTCTGGCTGTTATGGCCGTGACCCGTTTGGATGATGATCATATTGATAACATTGAGGGTACACTATCTGTTGCTTTGGTGGAATCCGTGAATGGTGCTGTTAAAGATAGGAGCATTACATCATTTGATCCACTGGCCTCAAGCACTTGGGAAGAG GTTTCACCAAAGAAAACATTGATTTCACCTGTCCAGTGCAAATCTTTGTGGAGACAATTCAAGTCAGAGACGGAATATACTGTCTCTCAGGCCATTGCTGCACAG GAAGCCAACAAGCGTAATAACAACTGGTTGCCACCACCATGGGCCATTGCTGCCATGGTAATCTTGGGATTCAATGAATTTATGACACTTCTAAG AAATCCTTTGTATTTGGGTGTCATCTTTGTTGGTTTTTTACTATTCAAAGCCTTGTGGGTGCAGCTGGACATTTCGGGTGAATTTCGCAATGGCGCT CTTCCTGGGCTTATTTCCTTGTCCTCCAAGTTCCTTCCCACTGTCATGAATCTTCTTAAAAGATTAGCAGAGGAGGGGCAAAATCCTATGACTAATGATCCCAATAGAAACCCTGCAACTAATGATCAACAGAGAAACGAATCAAGAAGCTTTAGGAATGGAGTAAGTGCCAGCAGTAGTACGTCATCTAGTGCTTCATCTGAAGTAATTTCGTCTGAATACTCCAGTCCTGCAAAAGAAGACTAA